A genomic window from Flavobacterium hankyongi includes:
- a CDS encoding glycine--tRNA ligase yields MAKQDDLFKNVISHAKEYGFIFPSSEIYDGLSAVYDYAQNGVELKKNIRDYWWKSMVQMHENIVGIDAAIFMHPTTWKASGHVDAFNDPLIDNKDSKKRYRADVLIEDYAEKLNQKAQKEIEKAKGRFGDAFDEAQFVATNERVKGYLDQKTAILQRMAKGLDSGDLADVKALIEELEIACPDSGSKNWTEVRQFNLMFGTKLGASADTAMDLYLRPETAQGIFVNFLNVQKTGRMKIPFGIAQTGKAFRNEIVARQFIFRMREFEQMEMQFFVKPGEEMKYYEYWKNTRLNWHLSLGLGKENYRFHDHEKLAHYANAAADIEFNFPFGFKELEGIHSRTDFDLKAHEEFSGKKMQYFDTEENKNYTPYVVETSVGLDRMFLAVFSNSLKEETLEDGSTRTVLRLPSVLAPTKAAVLPLVKKDGLPELAKEIIEDLKWDFNVAYDEKDAVGRRYRRQDALGTPFCITVDHQTLEDKTVTIRHRDSMQQDRVAISELRAIISNEVSMRNWLMKM; encoded by the coding sequence ATGGCAAAACAAGACGATTTATTTAAAAATGTGATTTCGCACGCAAAAGAATACGGATTTATTTTTCCGTCAAGCGAAATTTATGATGGTTTGAGCGCAGTATATGATTATGCTCAAAACGGAGTAGAATTAAAAAAGAATATTAGAGATTATTGGTGGAAATCAATGGTACAAATGCATGAAAATATTGTGGGCATCGATGCTGCAATTTTTATGCATCCAACAACGTGGAAAGCTTCAGGTCACGTAGATGCTTTTAACGATCCATTGATTGATAACAAAGACTCTAAAAAAAGATATCGTGCCGATGTTTTAATTGAGGATTATGCTGAAAAATTAAATCAAAAAGCACAAAAAGAAATTGAAAAAGCAAAAGGCCGTTTTGGCGATGCTTTCGATGAAGCGCAATTTGTTGCAACAAACGAAAGAGTTAAAGGATATTTAGATCAAAAAACAGCAATTCTACAAAGAATGGCTAAAGGTTTAGATTCTGGTGATTTGGCAGATGTAAAAGCATTAATTGAAGAATTAGAAATTGCTTGTCCTGATTCAGGTTCTAAAAACTGGACCGAAGTACGCCAATTTAATCTGATGTTTGGTACTAAGTTAGGAGCTTCTGCTGATACAGCAATGGATTTGTATTTACGTCCAGAAACTGCTCAAGGTATTTTTGTAAACTTTTTGAACGTTCAAAAAACGGGACGTATGAAAATTCCGTTTGGTATTGCACAAACTGGTAAGGCTTTCCGTAACGAAATTGTTGCACGCCAATTCATTTTCCGTATGCGTGAATTTGAGCAAATGGAAATGCAGTTTTTTGTAAAACCAGGCGAAGAAATGAAATACTACGAGTATTGGAAAAATACACGTTTAAATTGGCATTTGTCTTTAGGATTAGGAAAAGAGAATTACCGTTTCCACGATCATGAAAAATTAGCACATTATGCTAATGCGGCGGCAGATATCGAATTCAACTTCCCATTCGGATTTAAAGAATTAGAAGGAATTCACTCTCGTACTGATTTTGATTTAAAAGCACACGAAGAATTTTCAGGCAAAAAAATGCAATATTTCGATACTGAAGAGAATAAAAACTACACGCCATATGTAGTAGAAACTTCAGTTGGTTTAGATAGAATGTTCTTGGCAGTTTTCTCCAATTCATTAAAAGAAGAAACACTTGAAGATGGTTCTACAAGAACTGTATTGCGTTTACCTTCTGTATTAGCACCAACAAAAGCTGCGGTTTTACCATTGGTAAAAAAAGATGGTCTGCCAGAATTAGCAAAAGAAATCATCGAAGATTTAAAATGGGATTTCAATGTAGCTTATGACGAGAAAGACGCCGTGGGTCGTCGTTACCGTCGTCAAGATGCATTAGGAACTCCTTTCTGCATTACAGTAGATCACCAAACATTAGAAGATAAAACTGTTACTATCCGTCACCGTGATTCAATGCAGCAAGACCGCGTTGCGATTTCAGAATTGAGAGCAATTATCTCAAATGAAGTTTCAATGCGTAACTGGTTGATGAAGATGTAA
- a CDS encoding ComF family protein: MKKFYGKIPIEYVSSMFYYHKKGISQEIIHNLKYKNQQKIGTILGDWYAIDLKESKKFETVDYIIPVPLHKKRLKKRGYNQVDTFCQSISKKLEKEIHYDILTREEFSETQSKKNLINRNTISENTFSVSFNDSHHNKHFLLIDDVLTTGATLEACGKAILKIPGAKISIVTMAFSES; this comes from the coding sequence ATGAAAAAATTCTATGGTAAAATCCCTATCGAATATGTTTCTTCTATGTTTTACTATCATAAAAAAGGGATTTCGCAGGAAATAATACATAATTTAAAATACAAAAATCAACAAAAAATAGGTACTATTCTAGGAGACTGGTATGCCATTGATTTAAAAGAAAGTAAAAAATTTGAAACAGTAGACTACATAATTCCTGTTCCTTTACACAAAAAAAGACTTAAAAAAAGAGGTTATAACCAAGTCGATACATTTTGTCAATCAATTTCAAAAAAGCTAGAGAAAGAAATACACTATGATATTTTGACTCGCGAAGAATTCTCTGAAACTCAATCAAAGAAAAACTTAATCAACAGGAATACAATTTCTGAAAATACATTTTCGGTTTCTTTTAATGATTCTCATCACAACAAACATTTTTTACTAATAGATGATGTACTCACAACAGGGGCAACATTAGAAGCTTGCGGAAAAGCAATTTTAAAAATTCCTGGAGCCAAAATAAGCATTGTTACTATGGCTTTCTCTGAATCGTAG
- a CDS encoding Ig-like domain-containing protein, producing MKKINIQFFLFLTFVLIVSCAKRGTITGGEKDITPPKIISSNPKNLSTQFNTKTIKINFDEFIKVKDLQKNLIVSPPMKNQITVLPQGTASKQLVIKINDTLKANTTYSFNFGQSIVDNNEGNAYPQLKYVFSTGPDLDSLFVEGTIKDSYEKETDNYVNVMLFEVDENFKDSIIYKQNPRYITNTLDSLKTFKIENVKAGNYKLIALKEKTTNYKFDPNSDKIGFYNQTITVPDKSIFELELFKEDAAFKAKKPYQASGNRGVLGYEGKNKNIKLTAIHKGNPLPIKVTKFPERDSLQIWFPVIKNDSISLQLQNKEVKKDFVLKLKNQKQDTLSITAKQRGGLNFNETFTLKTSTPLEKFDFSKMSLTKKDSSKVDFKTNYDEFNHNLEILFTKDENERYTFKMLPNAIEDYLGQKNDSLNFTFTTKNYSDYGNLKLNFKNVKSFPIVIELTDSKGKILASQYSENNPVVEFLLLEPQRYSLRIIYDENKNKERDTGSYLEKRQPEEVVHYPTEIDVRANWDVNQDVDLGK from the coding sequence ATGAAAAAAATCAACATACAGTTCTTTTTGTTTTTAACTTTCGTGTTAATTGTTAGTTGTGCAAAAAGAGGCACAATTACAGGTGGTGAAAAAGACATCACTCCTCCTAAAATTATTTCTAGCAATCCAAAGAACTTATCCACTCAATTTAATACAAAAACCATCAAAATAAACTTTGATGAATTTATTAAAGTAAAAGATCTTCAGAAAAACTTAATTGTTTCTCCTCCCATGAAAAACCAAATCACGGTTTTACCTCAAGGAACGGCTAGCAAACAATTGGTTATAAAAATAAATGACACCTTAAAAGCAAATACTACTTATAGCTTTAATTTTGGACAAAGCATTGTTGACAATAACGAAGGAAACGCTTACCCTCAATTAAAATATGTTTTTTCCACAGGTCCGGATTTAGACTCACTGTTTGTTGAAGGAACTATTAAAGATTCTTACGAAAAAGAGACCGACAACTATGTAAATGTCATGTTATTTGAAGTCGATGAAAACTTTAAGGACTCCATTATTTATAAACAAAACCCCCGTTATATCACAAACACATTAGATAGTTTAAAAACTTTCAAAATTGAGAATGTAAAAGCTGGAAATTACAAACTAATTGCATTAAAAGAAAAAACTACAAATTACAAGTTCGATCCTAATAGTGACAAAATTGGTTTCTATAATCAAACAATAACAGTTCCAGACAAATCTATTTTTGAACTGGAACTCTTTAAAGAAGATGCTGCTTTTAAAGCAAAAAAACCATATCAAGCATCTGGTAACAGAGGTGTTTTAGGCTATGAAGGAAAAAACAAAAACATCAAACTTACTGCTATCCATAAAGGAAATCCATTACCAATAAAAGTAACCAAATTCCCTGAAAGAGATTCGCTTCAAATTTGGTTTCCAGTTATAAAAAACGATTCTATTAGTCTACAGTTACAAAATAAAGAAGTAAAAAAAGATTTCGTTTTAAAATTGAAAAATCAAAAACAAGACACCTTAAGCATTACTGCCAAACAAAGAGGAGGTTTAAACTTTAATGAAACTTTTACTTTAAAAACAAGCACTCCTTTAGAAAAATTTGATTTTTCTAAAATGAGTTTAACTAAAAAAGACTCTTCAAAAGTAGATTTCAAAACAAATTACGACGAATTCAATCATAATCTTGAAATCCTTTTCACAAAAGACGAAAATGAAAGATACACTTTCAAAATGTTACCAAATGCTATTGAAGATTATTTAGGTCAAAAAAATGATAGTTTAAATTTTACCTTTACAACAAAAAATTATTCTGATTATGGGAATTTAAAACTAAATTTCAAAAATGTAAAATCGTTTCCAATAGTTATTGAGCTAACAGATAGTAAAGGAAAAATTTTAGCATCACAATACAGTGAAAATAATCCAGTAGTCGAATTTTTACTTCTTGAACCACAAAGATATTCGTTAAGAATTATCTATGACGAAAACAAAAACAAAGAGCGCGACACTGGTAGCTATTTAGAAAAACGCCAACCTGAAGAAGTAGTTCACTATCCAACTGAAATTGATGTTCGTGCCAATTGGGATGTAAATCAAGATGTGGATTTAGGAAAGTAA
- a CDS encoding GH92 family glycosyl hydrolase — protein MNSTKFYFLILFFSQFVFSQDFTKHVNPFIGTDGHGHTFPGATLPYGMIQLSPDTRVDGSWDGCSGYHYSDKIIYGFSHTHLNGTGCSDYGDVMLMPSMGKILLEKEQYASSFSHDNEKASAGFYSVKLDRNNIDVRLTSSTRVGFHEYTFNNAGEADIVIDLNHRDKLLYGEVKVIDDKTIEIFRRSEAWAKDQYIYARIEFNVSVKVLGYGNERNEAKYFSGTKVAIKASKNVKKGEKILVKVALSPTGYDGAKLNMSEIKHWDFEKVKKDAEATWNKELSKIQVASSDKDKLAVFYTALYHTMMQPNIAEDIDGKYRGRDNKIHVADTFDYYSVFSLWDTFRAAHPLYTLIDKKRTSDYVNTFIKQYEQGGRLPVWELASNETDCMIGYHSVSVIADAMVKGIKGFDYEKAFEASKHSAMLDHLGLEAYKKNGFISMDDEHESVSKTVEYAYDDWCIAQMAKILNKKEDYEYFMKRSQSWKNIFDWETGFMRPKKNGGWDKPFDPREVNNNFTEGNSWQYSFFVLQDIPGMIEAYGGPQKFEAKLDEMFNGESKTTGREQVDVTGLIGQYAHGNEPSHHMAYLYNYVGKPEKTKEKVHYILNEFYKNTPDGLIGNEDCGQMSAWYVLSSIGIYSVTPGETTINLVKPIFKNVMIKNQFDKFFELNDISEKGLFADFIMLGSKYIEASSYKQNMYYTLHTLPVIDSDGKSFKDKLNIKITTACNYDKIYYSFRKKGTYKEYKEPIVITKSTKIYTYTDYKYSNMCGPNFWYVPSDTISAEFFKKPNNYTINIKSKYNPQYHAGGAEGLLDGIFGSENWRKGDWQGYQSQDFECVIDRQTSSPVNIISANFLQDQRSWILMPTQVEFYVSNDNVNFELVDKINNDVDPKIDKNILKSFDSNKKVTSARYVKVIAKNFGKLPEWHQGAGGDAFIFIDEITIK, from the coding sequence ATGAACTCAACTAAGTTTTATTTTTTAATTCTTTTCTTTTCACAATTTGTTTTTTCGCAGGATTTCACAAAACATGTTAATCCATTTATAGGGACCGATGGACACGGGCATACTTTTCCAGGAGCCACTTTGCCTTATGGTATGATTCAATTATCACCTGATACTCGGGTGGATGGTAGTTGGGACGGTTGTTCGGGTTATCATTATTCTGATAAAATTATCTATGGATTTTCACATACCCATTTGAATGGAACTGGTTGTTCAGACTATGGTGATGTTATGTTAATGCCTTCAATGGGGAAAATTCTTTTGGAAAAAGAACAATATGCTTCATCATTTTCTCATGACAACGAAAAAGCATCTGCTGGATTTTATAGTGTAAAGTTAGATAGAAATAATATTGATGTTCGATTAACTTCCTCAACTCGTGTTGGTTTTCATGAGTATACTTTTAATAATGCTGGGGAAGCAGATATTGTAATAGATTTAAATCACCGAGATAAATTGCTTTATGGGGAAGTAAAAGTGATCGATGATAAAACGATTGAGATTTTCCGCAGAAGTGAAGCTTGGGCTAAAGACCAGTATATATATGCACGAATCGAATTTAATGTGTCAGTGAAAGTATTGGGTTACGGAAATGAGAGGAATGAAGCGAAATACTTTTCAGGAACCAAAGTGGCTATAAAAGCTTCAAAAAATGTAAAAAAAGGAGAAAAAATATTAGTAAAAGTAGCGCTTTCGCCAACAGGTTATGATGGAGCAAAATTGAACATGTCTGAAATCAAGCATTGGGATTTTGAGAAAGTAAAGAAAGATGCTGAAGCAACATGGAATAAAGAGTTGTCTAAAATTCAAGTAGCTTCTTCAGATAAAGATAAGTTGGCCGTTTTTTACACAGCATTGTATCACACCATGATGCAACCCAATATTGCAGAAGATATAGATGGTAAATACCGTGGACGTGATAATAAAATTCATGTAGCAGATACTTTCGATTATTACTCGGTCTTTTCATTATGGGATACGTTTCGTGCAGCACATCCACTATATACATTAATTGATAAAAAAAGAACATCAGATTATGTAAATACTTTTATTAAACAATACGAGCAAGGAGGAAGATTACCCGTTTGGGAATTAGCTTCAAACGAAACAGATTGTATGATTGGCTATCATTCCGTTTCCGTGATTGCTGATGCTATGGTAAAAGGAATCAAAGGTTTCGATTATGAAAAAGCTTTTGAGGCGTCAAAACATTCGGCCATGCTAGACCATTTAGGTTTAGAGGCGTACAAGAAAAATGGATTTATTTCGATGGATGATGAACACGAAAGTGTTTCTAAAACGGTTGAATATGCTTATGACGATTGGTGCATTGCCCAAATGGCAAAAATCTTAAACAAAAAAGAAGATTATGAATATTTCATGAAACGTTCTCAAAGCTGGAAAAATATTTTTGACTGGGAAACAGGATTTATGCGACCAAAGAAAAACGGAGGTTGGGATAAGCCTTTCGATCCTCGTGAAGTCAATAATAATTTTACAGAAGGGAATTCATGGCAGTACTCTTTTTTTGTGCTACAAGACATTCCAGGAATGATAGAAGCATATGGAGGGCCACAAAAGTTTGAGGCCAAGTTGGATGAAATGTTTAATGGTGAAAGCAAAACCACAGGTCGCGAACAAGTGGATGTTACTGGTTTAATTGGACAATATGCACACGGGAACGAACCAAGTCATCATATGGCGTATTTGTATAATTATGTAGGTAAGCCAGAAAAGACGAAAGAAAAGGTACATTACATCTTAAATGAGTTTTATAAAAACACTCCTGATGGATTAATTGGTAACGAAGATTGTGGGCAAATGAGTGCTTGGTATGTACTAAGCAGCATAGGGATTTACTCTGTTACACCAGGTGAAACAACAATAAATCTTGTTAAACCAATATTTAAAAATGTTATGATAAAAAATCAATTTGATAAATTTTTCGAGCTAAATGATATATCTGAAAAGGGTCTTTTTGCAGATTTTATAATGTTGGGATCAAAATATATTGAAGCTTCATCTTACAAACAAAATATGTATTATACTTTACATACTTTGCCAGTAATTGATAGCGATGGAAAATCATTCAAAGATAAATTAAATATTAAAATAACGACAGCTTGTAATTATGATAAAATTTATTATTCATTTAGGAAGAAAGGAACTTATAAAGAATATAAAGAGCCAATTGTAATAACAAAATCCACAAAAATTTACACCTACACAGATTATAAATATTCTAATATGTGTGGTCCAAATTTTTGGTATGTACCAAGCGATACTATTTCTGCTGAGTTCTTCAAAAAACCAAACAACTACACCATCAACATCAAATCAAAATACAATCCACAATACCATGCTGGTGGTGCAGAAGGTTTGTTGGACGGAATTTTTGGTTCTGAAAATTGGCGCAAAGGGGACTGGCAAGGGTATCAAAGTCAGGATTTTGAATGTGTCATCGATAGACAAACTAGTTCACCTGTTAATATTATCAGTGCCAATTTCTTGCAAGATCAGCGCTCATGGATTTTAATGCCAACCCAAGTAGAGTTTTATGTTTCTAATGATAATGTAAACTTTGAATTGGTTGATAAAATAAATAATGATGTAGATCCTAAAATTGACAAGAACATTTTAAAATCATTCGACAGTAATAAAAAAGTAACTTCTGCCAGATACGTAAAAGTGATTGCAAAAAACTTTGGTAAACTGCCCGAGTGGCACCAAGGAGCAGGAGGAGATGCGTTTATTTTTATTGATGAGATAACAATTAAATAA
- a CDS encoding thioredoxin family protein, with the protein MKKIYLACLLLVTAIGFSQTDEEKAEKKKQIEAEKATLPKPYQEMEDADAKVKELLIQAKAENKNIMIQVGGNWCVWCLRLNDFIQKTDELKSVVDNNYIYYHLNWSPKNKNEKFFTKYGNPGDKQGYPIFMVLNKKGKLIHVQETGSLEEGKGYGKDKVKAFFEEWKVKS; encoded by the coding sequence ATGAAAAAGATATATTTAGCTTGCTTATTATTGGTAACGGCAATTGGTTTTTCTCAAACAGATGAAGAAAAGGCAGAAAAGAAGAAACAAATTGAAGCAGAGAAGGCCACATTACCTAAACCTTATCAAGAAATGGAAGATGCTGATGCTAAAGTGAAAGAACTTTTAATTCAAGCAAAAGCAGAAAATAAAAACATAATGATTCAAGTTGGTGGTAACTGGTGTGTTTGGTGTTTGCGTTTAAACGATTTTATTCAAAAAACCGATGAATTAAAAAGTGTAGTCGATAACAATTATATCTATTATCATCTGAATTGGTCACCTAAAAACAAAAACGAAAAATTCTTTACAAAGTATGGTAATCCAGGCGATAAACAAGGGTATCCAATTTTTATGGTTTTAAATAAAAAAGGGAAATTAATCCATGTACAAGAAACAGGCTCTTTAGAAGAAGGGAAAGGCTATGGTAAAGATAAAGTAAAAGCATTCTTTGAGGAATGGAAAGTTAAAAGCTAA
- a CDS encoding tetratricopeptide repeat protein, whose translation MSLKKYVVAFLLFTLTQAFYAQSSKEILVLSAVVKDKVIPGAQVIFQKNGEKSIPLYSDQRGKVQIPAEYQDETDLTIIIKKEGYSTLVSKCPCGGLTYAISPVMEELDGMRIVLSWGSEPSDLDSHLSYQGGYVCYYQKDASQANLDVDDTDSYGPETITITKKIEGKKYVYAVHNFSNKDNNNNANLSKISNAKVYVYIGNTLIRTYIPQFGKTGTVWIPFVIDENGNLVDVGDFKNATSWEGVRSILRDYRYDASNHVVDAASIQESISLNKAGERSYHSGNLEESVSFYQDAIEENPRNGQAYSNLGLSFQKLGREAEALWANRKAIDLAEGAKANVVKASSYYNIARIYEQKGQWNDALNNFKLAKQHNQNPAYDKGIARMSAKARS comes from the coding sequence ATGTCATTAAAAAAATACGTTGTAGCGTTTTTACTTTTTACGCTTACTCAGGCATTTTATGCCCAATCTTCAAAAGAAATTTTAGTATTAAGTGCAGTTGTTAAAGATAAAGTAATTCCTGGTGCTCAGGTTATCTTTCAGAAAAACGGGGAAAAATCTATTCCTTTATATTCAGATCAAAGGGGAAAAGTACAAATTCCAGCAGAATATCAAGATGAAACAGATTTGACCATTATCATCAAAAAAGAAGGGTATTCAACATTGGTTTCTAAATGTCCTTGTGGAGGATTAACATATGCAATAAGCCCTGTAATGGAGGAGTTGGATGGTATGCGTATTGTGTTGAGCTGGGGTAGCGAGCCATCAGATTTAGATTCACATCTTTCTTATCAAGGAGGTTATGTGTGTTATTACCAAAAAGATGCTTCTCAAGCAAATTTAGATGTGGATGATACGGATAGTTATGGGCCGGAAACAATTACAATAACAAAAAAAATTGAAGGGAAAAAATATGTGTATGCGGTACATAATTTTTCAAATAAAGACAATAACAACAATGCAAACTTATCTAAAATAAGCAATGCGAAAGTCTATGTTTATATTGGTAATACATTAATAAGAACTTACATTCCACAATTTGGGAAAACAGGAACAGTTTGGATTCCTTTTGTAATTGATGAGAACGGTAATTTAGTTGATGTCGGTGATTTTAAAAATGCTACTTCATGGGAAGGAGTTAGATCAATTTTAAGAGATTATAGATATGATGCTAGCAATCATGTAGTAGATGCAGCAAGTATCCAAGAATCTATTAGTTTAAATAAAGCAGGGGAGAGAAGTTACCATTCAGGAAATTTAGAAGAGTCGGTTTCTTTTTATCAAGATGCAATCGAAGAAAATCCTAGAAATGGTCAAGCATATAGTAACCTTGGTTTATCTTTTCAAAAATTAGGAAGAGAAGCAGAAGCTTTATGGGCAAACAGAAAAGCAATCGATTTAGCAGAAGGAGCCAAAGCCAATGTAGTTAAAGCAAGTTCATATTATAATATTGCTAGAATATATGAGCAAAAAGGACAATGGAATGATGCGTTAAACAACTTTAAGTTAGCGAAACAGCATAACCAAAACCCTGCTTACGATAAAGGTATTGCAAGAATGTCAGCAAAAGCGAGATCATAA
- a CDS encoding polysaccharide deacetylase family protein, translating to MERLKALFLLFVVTHSFGQINVAKIDRSVWPYSINSKVDFDVASKMEMLVFTETFNDYMSLSTSELSLKIGVKNVSEKSVKEWEARTKKLLLDNFHALLDESLPKYISIKKNIDWNSMIALQLDKKIPSELKNWYNSSKVFYQDYLFELYRLASLNPRITSEITILDETEVTGDNFEQKHFLLTFDDGPTPQNGNTDKLVKVLNENNLKGIFFVLGDNFNQRLEATSSKSLEMLYGQNLVASHGKIHKSHQKFLDWQNSIDYTQNIIKSNMKSKAMVYFRPPYGQRNKILIDYLNNHQSKVVLWNMDSQDWNKDITARQVADRQITLMLLWRKGILLFHDVHSKVQTAVPIIKEYFKKADVNWIDPSTVKI from the coding sequence ATGGAAAGACTAAAAGCTTTATTCTTACTGTTTGTTGTAACTCATTCTTTCGGGCAAATAAATGTGGCAAAAATTGACCGTTCCGTTTGGCCTTATTCAATTAATTCAAAAGTAGATTTTGATGTAGCCTCAAAAATGGAAATGCTGGTTTTTACTGAAACTTTCAATGACTACATGAGTTTAAGTACTTCAGAATTATCTCTTAAAATTGGAGTTAAGAATGTTAGTGAAAAATCGGTGAAAGAATGGGAAGCAAGGACCAAAAAACTCTTGCTTGATAATTTTCATGCTTTGTTGGATGAATCATTGCCCAAATATATTTCGATTAAAAAAAATATAGATTGGAATTCAATGATAGCATTGCAGTTGGATAAAAAGATTCCTTCAGAATTAAAAAACTGGTACAATTCTTCAAAAGTTTTTTATCAAGATTATTTGTTTGAATTGTATCGTTTAGCTTCCTTAAATCCTAGAATTACTAGTGAAATTACAATCTTAGATGAAACTGAAGTTACTGGTGATAATTTTGAGCAAAAGCATTTTTTATTGACTTTTGATGACGGTCCAACTCCTCAAAACGGAAATACAGATAAACTTGTTAAGGTACTTAATGAAAATAATCTTAAAGGAATCTTTTTTGTTTTAGGAGATAATTTTAATCAACGATTAGAAGCGACATCATCTAAATCTTTAGAGATGTTATATGGGCAAAATTTAGTGGCATCACATGGTAAGATTCATAAATCACATCAAAAATTTTTAGATTGGCAAAATTCAATTGATTATACTCAAAATATAATCAAATCGAATATGAAATCGAAAGCGATGGTTTACTTCCGTCCACCATACGGACAACGAAATAAAATTTTGATTGATTATTTAAACAATCATCAATCTAAAGTAGTGTTGTGGAATATGGATTCTCAGGACTGGAATAAAGACATTACAGCAAGACAAGTAGCAGATAGACAAATTACTTTGATGCTTTTGTGGCGAAAGGGAATTTTGCTATTTCATGATGTACATTCCAAAGTACAAACAGCAGTGCCTATTATAAAAGAATATTTTAAAAAGGCAGATGTCAATTGGATTGATCCTTCGACGGTAAAAATTTAA
- a CDS encoding nitrilase family protein, which translates to MKTAIIQSDLVWESPRINRINFEEKINSIQEEVDLIVLPEMFSTGFTMNPSVVAETMDGETVSWMVSLAKNTHTAITGSVVITENGNYYNRMLFVFPDGKIQTYDKRHLFSLAKEETVFRRGNEKVIVDYKDWKICLQICYDLRFPVFARNVENYDMLIYVASWPKPRINAWDILLRARAVENLSYVIGVNRIGTDGSQLEYVGHSQVVDYLGNYVIEPFENEMVKIFSFDKNEMLETRKKLNFLNDKDKFQLLS; encoded by the coding sequence ATGAAAACAGCAATCATTCAATCGGATTTAGTTTGGGAAAGTCCAAGAATTAACAGAATTAACTTTGAAGAAAAAATAAATTCTATTCAGGAAGAGGTTGATTTAATTGTTTTGCCTGAAATGTTTTCAACAGGTTTCACGATGAATCCTTCGGTCGTTGCTGAAACTATGGATGGAGAAACTGTTTCATGGATGGTTTCATTAGCCAAAAACACACACACAGCAATAACTGGAAGTGTAGTAATTACAGAAAATGGAAATTACTACAATCGTATGCTTTTTGTTTTTCCTGATGGAAAAATTCAAACGTATGATAAAAGACATTTGTTTTCTTTAGCGAAAGAAGAAACTGTTTTTAGGCGCGGAAACGAAAAAGTCATCGTAGATTATAAAGACTGGAAAATCTGTCTCCAAATCTGCTACGATTTGCGTTTTCCAGTTTTTGCTCGTAATGTTGAGAATTATGATATGTTGATTTATGTTGCAAGTTGGCCTAAACCACGCATTAACGCTTGGGATATTTTATTGCGTGCCCGTGCTGTCGAAAACCTTTCTTATGTAATAGGTGTCAATCGTATTGGAACAGATGGAAGTCAACTTGAATATGTTGGTCATTCACAAGTTGTAGATTATTTAGGAAATTATGTTATTGAGCCTTTCGAAAATGAAATGGTTAAAATATTTTCTTTTGATAAAAATGAGATGCTTGAAACGCGCAAAAAGTTGAACTTTTTGAATGATAAGGATAAGTTTCAATTACTTTCCTAA